In Callospermophilus lateralis isolate mCalLat2 chromosome 4, mCalLat2.hap1, whole genome shotgun sequence, one genomic interval encodes:
- the Fdft1 gene encoding squalene synthase isoform X2, with amino-acid sequence MEFVKCLGHPEEFYNLLRFRMGGRWKVIPKMDQDSLSSSLKTCYKYLNQTSRSFAAVIQALDGEMRHAVCIFYLVLRALDTLEDDMTISVEKKVPLLHNFHTFLYDPDWRFMESKEKDRQVLEDFPTISLEFRNLAKKYQTVIADICQRMGTGMAEFLDKNVTSEREWDKYCHYVAGLVGIGLSRLFSASEFEDPVVGEDVNLANSMGLFLQKTNIIRDYLEDQREGREFWPQEVWSRYVKKLGDFAKPENIDLAVQCLNELITNALHHIPDVITYLSRLRNQSVFNFCAIPQVMAIATLAACYNNQQVFKGVVKIRKGQAVTLMMDATNMPAVKAIIYQYMEEIYHRIPSSDPSSSKTRHIISTIRTQNLPNCQLISRSHYSPLYLSFVMLLAALSWQYLSTLTQVTEDYVQTGEH; translated from the exons GACTCTCTCAGCAGCAGCTTGAAAACCTGCTACAAGTATCTGAACCAGACCAGTCGCAGTTTCGCAGCTGTTATCCAGGCGCTGGATGGGGAAATGCG CCACGCAGTGTGCATCTTTTATCTGGTTCTCCGAGCTCTGGACACCCTGGAAGATGACATGACCATCAGTGTGGAAAAAAAGGTCCCACTGCTGCACAACTTTCACACTTTCCTTTACGATCCAGACTGGCGATTCATGGAGAGCAAGGAGAAGGACCGACAAGTGCTGGAGGACTTCCCCACG ATCTCCTTGGAGTTTAGAAATCTGgctaagaaatatcaaacagtgatTGCTGACATCTGCCAGAGAATGGGAACTGGAATGGCAGAGTTTTTGGATAAGAACGTGACCTCCGAACGGGAGTGGGACAAG TACTGTCACTATGTTGCTGGGCTGGTGGGAATTGGCCTTTCCCGTCTGTTCTCGGCCTCAGAGTTTGAAGACCCTGTCGTTGGTGAAGACGTAAACCTTGCAAACTCTATGGGACTATTTCTGCAGAAAACAAACATCATTCGTGATTATCTGGAAGACCAGCGAGAAGGAAGAGAGTTTTGGCCTCAGGAG GTTTGGAGCAGGTATGTTAAGAAGCTGGGGGATTTTGCTAAGCCAGAAAACATTGACTTGGCGGTGCAGTGCCTGAATGAACTGATAACTAATGCCCTGCACCACATCCCTGATGTCATCACCTACCTGTCAAGACTCCGGAACCAGAGTGTGTTTAACTTCTGTGCTATTCCACAG GTGATGGCCATTGCTACCTTGGCGGCCTGCTACAATAATCAGCAGGTGTTCAAAGGGGTGGTGAAGATTCGGAAGGGGCAAGCAGTGACCCTGATGATGGATGCCACCAACATGCCAGCTGTCAAGGCCATAATATACCAGTATATGGAAGAG ATTTATCACAGAATCCCCAGCTCGGACCCGTCTTCCAGTAAAACCAGGCACATCATCTCCACCATCAGGACGCAGAATCTTCCCAACTGCCAGCTGATCTCCCGAAGCCACTACTCCCCGCTGTACCTGTCCTTTGTCATGCTCTTGGCTGCCCTGAGCTGGCAGTACCTGAGCACCCTGACCCAGGTCACAGAAGACTATGTTCAGACGGGAGAGCACTGA
- the Ctsb gene encoding cathepsin B: MWWPLAFLCYLLVLTRAQGRTSFHPLSDELITYINKQNTTWQAGRNFHNVDVSYLKRLCGTFLGGPRLPERVRFAEDINLPESFDAREQWPDCPTIKEIRDQGSCGSCWAFGAVEAMSDRICIHTNGHVNVEVSAEDMLTCCGGQCGDGCNGGYPSGAWNFWTKKGLVSGGLYDSHIGCRPYSIPPCEHHVNGSRPQCTGEGDTPRCSKSCEPGYAPSYKEDKHYGYSSYSVSSNEKEIMAEIYKNGPVEGAFTVFSDFLTYKSGVYKHVAGEMMGGHAIRILGWGVENGIPYWLVANSWNTDWGDNGFFKILRGEDHCGIESEIVAGIPRTDQYWAKI; encoded by the exons ATGTGGTGGCCTTTGGCCTTTCTCTGCTATCTACTGGTGCTGACCCGAGCCCAGGGCAGAACTTCTTTCCACCCGCTGTCAGACGAACTGATCACCTACATCAACAAGCAGAACACCACTTGGCAG GCAGGACGCAATTTCCACAATGTGGACGTGAGCTACCTGAAGAGGCTGTGTGGCACCTTCCTGGGTGGGCCCCGGCTGCCCGAGCG AGTTCGGTTTGCTGAGGACATCAATCTGCCTGAAAGCTTCGATGCTCGGGAACAGTGGCCCGACTGTCCAACCATCAAAGAGATCAGAGACCAGGGTTCCTGTGGCTCCTGCTGG GCATTTGGGGCTGTGGAGGCCATGTCTGATCGGATCTGCATCCACACCAACGGGCACGTCAATGTGGAGGTGTCTGCAGAGGACATGCTCACCTGCTGTGGCGGCCAGTGTGGGGACGG ctgtaatgGAGGCTATCCGTCTGGAGCTTGGaacttctggacaaaaaaaggccTGGTTTCTGGTGGCCTGTATGACTCCCACATAG GCTGCAGACCCTACTCCATCCCTCCCTGTGAGCACCACGTCAACGGTTCCCGGCCCCAGTGCACAGGGGAGGGGGACACTCCCAGATGCAGCAAGAGCTGTGAGCCCGGCTACGCCCCATCCTACAAAGAGGACAAGCACTACG GGTACAGTTCCTACAGCGTCTCCAGTAACGAGAAGGAGATCatggcagagatctacaaaaacgGCCCAGTGGAGGGCGCCTTCACCGTCTTCTCAGACTTCCTGACCTACAAATCAG GAGTGTACAAGCATGTTGCTGGAGAGATGATGGGAGGCCACGCCATCCGCATCCTTGGCTGGGGGGTAGAGAATGGCATCCCTTACTGGCTGGTGGCCAACTCCTGGAACACTGACTGGGGTGACAACG GGTTCTTTAAAATCCTCAGAGGAGAGGATCACTGTGGAATTGAATCAGAAATTGTGGCTGGAATCCCACGCACTGACCAATACTGGGCAAAGATCTAG
- the Fdft1 gene encoding squalene synthase isoform X1, producing MAAAACSTKAMSLFKRTLVLSPAAAPRGPGAGISRGCPLPPAPWPPKDGPRLRCPAAGLLPQSHTHSCSSTSPTAVCLLCPQDSLSSSLKTCYKYLNQTSRSFAAVIQALDGEMRHAVCIFYLVLRALDTLEDDMTISVEKKVPLLHNFHTFLYDPDWRFMESKEKDRQVLEDFPTISLEFRNLAKKYQTVIADICQRMGTGMAEFLDKNVTSEREWDKYCHYVAGLVGIGLSRLFSASEFEDPVVGEDVNLANSMGLFLQKTNIIRDYLEDQREGREFWPQEVWSRYVKKLGDFAKPENIDLAVQCLNELITNALHHIPDVITYLSRLRNQSVFNFCAIPQVMAIATLAACYNNQQVFKGVVKIRKGQAVTLMMDATNMPAVKAIIYQYMEEIYHRIPSSDPSSSKTRHIISTIRTQNLPNCQLISRSHYSPLYLSFVMLLAALSWQYLSTLTQVTEDYVQTGEH from the exons ATGGCCGCAGCCGCCTGCAGCACCAAGGCTATGTCCCTCTTCAAGCGCACCTTGGTGCTGAGCCCCGCCGCGGCGCCCAGGGGCCCTGGCGCTGGCATCTCTCGTGGCTGCCCCTTACCTCCAGCCCCCTGGCCTCCCAAAGATGGGCCTCGGCTGCGGTGCCCGGCGGCCGGCCTCCTTCCCCAGTCCCACACTCACTCCTGCTCCTCGACGTCTCCGACCGCGGTGTGCCTTCTCTGTCCGCAGGACTCTCTCAGCAGCAGCTTGAAAACCTGCTACAAGTATCTGAACCAGACCAGTCGCAGTTTCGCAGCTGTTATCCAGGCGCTGGATGGGGAAATGCG CCACGCAGTGTGCATCTTTTATCTGGTTCTCCGAGCTCTGGACACCCTGGAAGATGACATGACCATCAGTGTGGAAAAAAAGGTCCCACTGCTGCACAACTTTCACACTTTCCTTTACGATCCAGACTGGCGATTCATGGAGAGCAAGGAGAAGGACCGACAAGTGCTGGAGGACTTCCCCACG ATCTCCTTGGAGTTTAGAAATCTGgctaagaaatatcaaacagtgatTGCTGACATCTGCCAGAGAATGGGAACTGGAATGGCAGAGTTTTTGGATAAGAACGTGACCTCCGAACGGGAGTGGGACAAG TACTGTCACTATGTTGCTGGGCTGGTGGGAATTGGCCTTTCCCGTCTGTTCTCGGCCTCAGAGTTTGAAGACCCTGTCGTTGGTGAAGACGTAAACCTTGCAAACTCTATGGGACTATTTCTGCAGAAAACAAACATCATTCGTGATTATCTGGAAGACCAGCGAGAAGGAAGAGAGTTTTGGCCTCAGGAG GTTTGGAGCAGGTATGTTAAGAAGCTGGGGGATTTTGCTAAGCCAGAAAACATTGACTTGGCGGTGCAGTGCCTGAATGAACTGATAACTAATGCCCTGCACCACATCCCTGATGTCATCACCTACCTGTCAAGACTCCGGAACCAGAGTGTGTTTAACTTCTGTGCTATTCCACAG GTGATGGCCATTGCTACCTTGGCGGCCTGCTACAATAATCAGCAGGTGTTCAAAGGGGTGGTGAAGATTCGGAAGGGGCAAGCAGTGACCCTGATGATGGATGCCACCAACATGCCAGCTGTCAAGGCCATAATATACCAGTATATGGAAGAG ATTTATCACAGAATCCCCAGCTCGGACCCGTCTTCCAGTAAAACCAGGCACATCATCTCCACCATCAGGACGCAGAATCTTCCCAACTGCCAGCTGATCTCCCGAAGCCACTACTCCCCGCTGTACCTGTCCTTTGTCATGCTCTTGGCTGCCCTGAGCTGGCAGTACCTGAGCACCCTGACCCAGGTCACAGAAGACTATGTTCAGACGGGAGAGCACTGA